One genomic segment of Acinetobacter sp. C26M includes these proteins:
- a CDS encoding phosphate-starvation-inducible PsiE family protein, producing the protein MSNSREKLEGLPRLLDRFGHYAVEAFHYLALFIIGCMIAWSAVHTVIEILTVKQYATIDDILLLFIYLELGAMVGIYFKTNHMPVRFLIYVAITALTRLLIADIQHNHKASMDLVITTGSILILAVAILVVRFASWNYPSVIRGKDQEQQLPSNKTPRPQDDELA; encoded by the coding sequence ATGTCTAATTCAAGAGAGAAACTTGAAGGCTTACCTCGTCTACTTGATCGCTTCGGTCATTACGCAGTTGAAGCTTTTCATTATTTAGCCTTATTTATTATCGGCTGTATGATTGCATGGTCAGCCGTACATACCGTGATTGAAATTCTAACGGTAAAACAGTACGCCACTATTGATGACATCTTGCTGCTGTTTATCTATTTAGAATTAGGTGCCATGGTGGGAATTTACTTCAAGACCAATCACATGCCGGTGCGCTTTTTGATTTATGTCGCGATTACTGCACTCACCCGTCTATTGATTGCCGATATTCAGCACAATCATAAAGCCTCTATGGATTTGGTCATTACCACAGGTTCGATCTTGATTTTAGCTGTGGCGATTTTGGTAGTACGATTTGCGTCATGGAACTACCCTTCTGTAATTCGGGGCAAGGATCAAGAACAACAATTGCCTTCCAACAAAACACCTCGACCACAAGATGACGAACTGGCATAA
- a CDS encoding acyl-CoA dehydrogenase C-terminal domain-containing protein, translating into MPQYKAPLRDMQFVLHELLNAEAHYAKLPAFQDTVSRELVDQYLEAAADFCENELSPLNQVGDREGCTWNDGVVTTPTGFKEAYQKYIELGFPSLSADEEFGGQALPNSLGISISEMVGTANWSWGMYPGLSHGAVRTLEHHGSDEQKNTYLPNLVSGVWTGTMCLTESHAGSDLGIIRSKAEPNADGSYAISGEKIFISAGEHDMAENIIHIVLARLPGAPKGTKGISLFIVPKFHVNADGSVGERNAVRCGSIEHKMGIHGNATCVINFDQAKGYLIGPENRGLNCMFTFMNTARIGTAVQGLSASESSFQGALAYAKDRLAMRSLSGPKAPEKEADPIIVHPAVRNMLLTQKSFAEGGRALVYLLAQYADIVEKGETEEERKFADNILSLLTPIAKAFLTETGSESAKHGVQVFGGHGFISEHGMEQIVRDTRIACLYEGTTEIQALDLLGRKVLQTQGAMLKDFTKIIHKFVEANKDNAAMQEFIAPLAAANKEWGDITMQIGMRAMQNPDEVGAAAVDYLYFSGYVTLAYLWARMALVAQEKLAEGSTEVDFYNAKVTTARFYFKKILPRVRSHVDVLSTGVAPLFELDAEHFAF; encoded by the coding sequence ATGCCACAATACAAAGCACCCTTACGTGATATGCAGTTCGTATTGCACGAATTATTAAATGCTGAAGCACATTACGCGAAACTTCCTGCATTTCAAGACACAGTAAGCCGTGAATTGGTTGATCAATATTTAGAAGCAGCGGCTGATTTCTGCGAAAACGAACTTTCTCCTTTAAACCAAGTGGGTGACCGTGAAGGTTGTACTTGGAATGACGGCGTTGTAACAACACCTACAGGCTTTAAAGAAGCGTATCAAAAATATATCGAACTTGGCTTCCCTTCTCTTTCTGCTGATGAAGAGTTTGGCGGTCAAGCATTACCAAACTCTTTAGGGATTTCTATCTCTGAAATGGTGGGTACTGCAAACTGGTCATGGGGCATGTACCCTGGTCTTTCTCACGGTGCTGTTCGTACTTTAGAACATCACGGTTCTGATGAGCAAAAGAACACTTACTTGCCAAACCTTGTTTCAGGTGTTTGGACAGGGACCATGTGCTTAACTGAATCTCATGCAGGTTCTGACTTAGGTATCATCCGTTCTAAAGCAGAACCAAATGCTGATGGTAGTTACGCAATCTCTGGCGAGAAAATCTTTATCTCTGCTGGTGAACATGACATGGCTGAGAACATCATCCATATCGTACTTGCGCGTTTACCAGGTGCACCAAAAGGCACTAAAGGCATCTCTTTATTCATCGTACCTAAGTTCCACGTCAATGCTGATGGTTCAGTTGGCGAGCGTAATGCAGTACGTTGTGGTTCAATCGAACATAAAATGGGTATCCATGGTAACGCAACTTGTGTCATTAACTTTGACCAAGCAAAAGGTTACTTGATCGGACCTGAAAACCGCGGATTAAACTGCATGTTCACCTTCATGAACACTGCACGTATCGGTACCGCAGTTCAAGGTTTGTCTGCATCTGAATCTTCTTTCCAAGGCGCTTTAGCGTATGCGAAAGATCGTTTGGCAATGCGTTCTCTTTCTGGTCCTAAAGCACCTGAAAAAGAAGCTGATCCAATTATTGTTCACCCAGCTGTTCGTAACATGCTTTTAACGCAAAAATCATTTGCTGAAGGCGGTCGTGCGTTGGTTTACTTATTGGCTCAATATGCAGATATCGTTGAAAAAGGCGAAACTGAAGAAGAACGTAAGTTTGCTGACAACATCTTGTCTTTGTTAACTCCAATTGCAAAAGCATTCTTAACTGAAACTGGTTCTGAATCTGCGAAGCACGGCGTACAAGTGTTCGGTGGCCACGGCTTCATCTCTGAACACGGTATGGAGCAAATCGTACGTGATACACGTATTGCTTGCTTATACGAAGGTACCACTGAGATTCAAGCACTTGACTTGTTAGGTCGTAAAGTCTTGCAAACTCAAGGTGCTATGTTGAAAGACTTCACCAAAATCATTCATAAATTTGTCGAAGCAAACAAAGACAATGCTGCAATGCAAGAGTTCATTGCGCCATTGGCTGCTGCAAACAAAGAATGGGGCGATATCACCATGCAAATCGGCATGCGTGCAATGCAAAACCCAGATGAAGTTGGTGCAGCTGCGGTTGACTACTTATACTTCTCTGGCTATGTAACGCTTGCTTACTTATGGGCACGTATGGCGCTTGTTGCTCAAGAGAAATTAGCAGAAGGTTCAACTGAAGTTGACTTCTACAATGCAAAAGTGACTACTGCTCGCTTCTACTTCAAGAAGATCTTGCCACGTGTTCGCTCACATGTAGACGTACTTTCAACTGGCGTTGCGCCATTGTTTGAACTTGATGCGGAACACTTCGCTTTCTAA
- a CDS encoding RcnB family protein: protein MKKTAVLLVSTLMLGVSASAMADSNRWNHDHRDRYDNRYDRYDHRYDHREQPRWSNGDRGNHYGQRINFKRGERLPSEFRSNRYVVSNYRSHRLYEPPRGYNWMQVQGKYVLVDSKYRVFRVA, encoded by the coding sequence ATGAAGAAGACCGCAGTATTACTTGTATCAACGCTTATGTTGGGTGTTTCTGCCTCAGCTATGGCAGATTCAAATCGTTGGAATCATGATCATAGAGATCGCTACGATAACCGCTATGATCGTTATGACCACCGTTACGATCATCGTGAACAGCCACGCTGGTCAAATGGCGACCGCGGTAATCATTATGGTCAACGTATTAACTTCAAGCGTGGCGAACGGTTACCCTCAGAATTCCGCAGTAACCGCTATGTCGTTTCGAACTATCGTAGCCATCGTTTATATGAACCACCTCGTGGCTATAACTGGATGCAGGTACAAGGCAAATATGTGTTGGTGGACTCGAAATATCGTGTTTTCCGAGTTGCATAG
- a CDS encoding acyl-CoA dehydrogenase C-terminal domain-containing protein, whose amino-acid sequence MPIYNAPLADMKFILNDVFKAEQFWQSNEKLAHVDAATAEAILEEMAKFAQNVTHPLNRTGDEEGARWENGEVFTPAGFKEAFRQYADGGWIGLGADEEWGGQAMPKMLTVLSDEMLFATNPSFMLYPLLSVGAGMALNSYASQEQKETYLPKIYSGEWSGTMCLTEPHAGTDLGIIKTKAERNEDGTYNITGTKIFITGGDNDLAENIIHLVLAKTPDAPAGSRGISLFIVPKFLLNEDGSLGERNPVGPGSIEHKMGIKASATCVMNFDGAKGYLVGKENEGLAAMFVMMNYERLSMGIQGLGASEFAYQNAAQYATDRLQGRSAAGVQSPNKPADSILVHGDVRRMLLNVRANNEASRAFAVYVGQQLDITKFSTDAEAVKQANNRVALLTPIAKAYLTDTAFQATLDAQMVFGGHGYIREWGMEQCIRDLRIAQIYEGTNGVQSQDLIGRKTIKCGGAFIAEYITEIRDFANDLDTDLNFIKDATLDAATEIEAITQFIIEQAAENVDFPNSAAVDYLHAVGLLSFAYMFAKIAAAAKDKSGDFYQNKIALAQYFVDRILPELDARLAKIKAGSDLIMNFSEDYFTNQA is encoded by the coding sequence ATGCCAATTTACAATGCTCCTTTAGCAGACATGAAATTCATCTTAAATGATGTATTTAAAGCAGAACAATTTTGGCAGTCTAATGAGAAACTGGCTCATGTAGATGCTGCAACAGCTGAAGCAATTTTAGAAGAAATGGCGAAGTTTGCCCAAAACGTGACACATCCGTTAAACCGTACGGGTGATGAAGAAGGCGCACGTTGGGAAAATGGCGAAGTTTTTACCCCAGCAGGTTTTAAAGAAGCATTCCGTCAATACGCTGATGGCGGTTGGATCGGCTTAGGTGCTGATGAAGAATGGGGCGGTCAGGCAATGCCAAAAATGCTGACTGTACTATCTGATGAAATGTTATTCGCAACCAACCCATCATTCATGCTCTACCCGCTTCTTTCCGTGGGTGCTGGTATGGCCTTAAACAGCTATGCATCACAAGAGCAAAAAGAAACCTATTTACCTAAAATCTACTCTGGCGAATGGTCAGGTACGATGTGCTTAACTGAACCACATGCAGGTACAGATTTAGGCATTATCAAAACTAAAGCTGAACGTAATGAAGACGGTACTTATAACATTACCGGTACTAAAATCTTCATCACCGGTGGTGATAACGACCTAGCTGAAAACATCATTCATCTTGTTCTTGCCAAGACACCTGATGCTCCTGCGGGTTCACGTGGTATCTCGTTATTCATCGTTCCAAAGTTCCTGTTAAATGAAGATGGTTCTTTAGGTGAACGTAACCCTGTAGGCCCTGGTTCAATCGAGCACAAAATGGGGATCAAAGCCTCAGCAACATGTGTGATGAACTTTGATGGTGCTAAAGGCTACCTCGTTGGTAAAGAAAACGAAGGTCTTGCTGCAATGTTCGTAATGATGAACTACGAACGTTTGTCGATGGGTATCCAAGGTCTGGGTGCTTCTGAATTTGCTTATCAAAATGCAGCACAATATGCGACTGACCGTTTGCAAGGCCGTAGCGCAGCAGGCGTCCAATCACCAAACAAACCAGCGGACAGCATTTTAGTTCACGGCGATGTACGTCGTATGTTGTTAAATGTACGTGCGAATAACGAAGCATCACGTGCATTTGCCGTCTATGTCGGTCAACAACTGGACATCACCAAGTTCTCGACCGATGCTGAAGCTGTGAAGCAAGCGAACAACCGTGTTGCATTGTTAACACCAATCGCAAAAGCTTACCTCACTGATACTGCTTTCCAAGCGACTCTAGATGCGCAAATGGTGTTTGGTGGCCACGGTTATATCCGTGAATGGGGTATGGAACAATGTATCCGTGATCTTCGTATTGCTCAAATTTACGAAGGGACCAATGGTGTTCAGTCTCAAGATTTAATTGGTCGTAAAACCATTAAATGTGGCGGTGCATTCATTGCTGAGTACATCACTGAAATCCGTGACTTCGCCAATGATCTAGACACTGATTTGAACTTCATTAAAGATGCAACCTTAGACGCTGCTACTGAAATTGAAGCAATCACGCAGTTCATTATTGAGCAAGCAGCTGAAAATGTTGACTTCCCGAACTCCGCTGCGGTTGATTACTTACATGCAGTAGGCTTACTCAGCTTCGCATATATGTTTGCAAAAATCGCTGCTGCTGCAAAAGACAAGTCTGGTGATTTCTACCAAAACAAAATTGCATTAGCACAATACTTTGTAGACCGTATCTTGCCTGAATTAGATGCACGTTTAGCGAAAATCAAAGCAGGTTCTGATTTGATCATGAACTTCAGCGAAGATTACTTCACCAATCAAGCTTAA
- a CDS encoding heavy-metal resistance, protein MNKTKIVLMTTLLGSILGLAACQSTTPAEQSMNRDHHRHNMQRTPLTPEQRAEWQAKREQRLEQREQMRQEHQAQRAQIEQACQGKRIGERVNVQWNKRVIEGTCEVRFTPDKSQFKHQANATT, encoded by the coding sequence ATGAACAAGACAAAAATTGTATTGATGACCACTCTACTCGGTTCTATTTTAGGTTTGGCTGCCTGTCAATCGACAACTCCAGCAGAACAGTCGATGAACCGTGACCACCACCGTCATAATATGCAACGTACACCACTAACACCAGAGCAACGTGCCGAATGGCAAGCTAAACGTGAACAGCGTTTAGAGCAACGTGAACAAATGCGTCAGGAACATCAAGCTCAACGTGCGCAAATCGAACAAGCCTGCCAAGGTAAGCGTATTGGAGAACGTGTGAATGTTCAATGGAATAAGCGTGTAATTGAAGGCACTTGTGAAGTTCGTTTTACCCCAGATAAATCTCAGTTCAAACACCAAGCCAACGCAACAACATAA
- a CDS encoding RcnB family protein → MKQFQPYIYGLAAVLSYLPVMSYADNAWSGYSGVERRSYHQTTPGYQPPAQDPFAFSNQRATPTAPPKGYYYQPNQNNYYPHPNHRPGVRVEYYPDTQYDRSYRRESFVVGNELPGEFRSERYVIRDWDYYSLREPPRGRHWVVVDGRYLLVTDDNFTIEIIR, encoded by the coding sequence ATGAAGCAATTTCAACCTTATATTTATGGCTTGGCGGCTGTATTGAGCTATCTCCCAGTAATGAGCTATGCGGACAATGCTTGGAGTGGTTATAGTGGGGTAGAGCGTCGTTCCTATCATCAGACTACTCCTGGCTATCAGCCACCTGCGCAAGACCCATTTGCGTTCTCAAATCAGCGCGCGACACCGACAGCGCCACCGAAAGGATACTACTATCAACCCAATCAAAATAATTACTATCCTCATCCGAATCATCGACCGGGTGTTCGTGTCGAATATTATCCAGACACACAATATGACCGCAGCTATCGTCGTGAGTCTTTTGTGGTTGGCAATGAATTACCAGGTGAGTTCCGAAGCGAGCGCTATGTGATTCGAGACTGGGACTATTATTCCTTACGTGAACCACCACGTGGCAGACATTGGGTTGTTGTTGATGGACGTTATCTTTTGGTGACTGATGATAACTTTACCATTGAGATTATTCGCTGA
- a CDS encoding ADP-ribosylation/crystallin J1 — protein sequence MYLYRPIGLFEYQLIEKSHFKKFPPRLYWQPIFYPVLNQKYAEKIALDWNTKDQASGYVGYVTRFELNDAYLAQFEVHVVGDDFCQELWIPAERLDEFNQQIIGQIEVVKIFKGDLFDENAQLPELFKNSPDGASEY from the coding sequence ATGTACTTATATCGACCGATTGGGTTGTTTGAATATCAGCTCATTGAAAAAAGCCATTTTAAAAAATTTCCTCCAAGACTGTATTGGCAACCTATTTTTTATCCTGTATTGAATCAAAAATATGCAGAAAAAATTGCACTAGATTGGAATACCAAAGATCAAGCCAGTGGATATGTTGGATATGTAACTCGTTTTGAACTCAATGATGCATATTTAGCACAGTTTGAGGTACATGTGGTTGGAGATGATTTTTGTCAGGAACTTTGGATTCCAGCAGAGCGATTAGATGAATTTAATCAGCAAATTATTGGACAAATTGAGGTCGTAAAGATATTTAAAGGAGATCTGTTTGATGAAAATGCTCAGCTTCCAGAGTTATTTAAAAATAGCCCTGATGGAGCGTCTGAATATTAG
- the baeS gene encoding sensor histidine kinase efflux regulator BaeS, which produces MNVRRVPLALRLFLTVLLTTLLIATISLGVLHWTMQKNFARYVADVEMQKLDRLIANLGNVYTVYHDWGNAIQAQILQIEGTAAPDDYDRLSQWWLRRQYDIALQQRYFNDHTLLSLSPTLAQNSVEVKNRQIFNDEELKILKQNLPSEYQPFEGLRFPLSPRQFRLKTDSKEDKQENKLNTAPVEHGKKRFVSIPDRLGLSSRLSLYDENQQFIVGEPASDQISFRPIVVGEKVVGYLGLKPVLDQDDASSINFFSNQKRYLLLVYALTVLSSLVAALLMATYFKKPIQRLLKATLELTHGNYQHQVMIKRNDELGDLSNQLNHLADILHQHEESRRQWVSDTSHELKTPLAVLQAQIEAMQDGIRKATPEHLDAMMRQVSTLKKLTQDLADLAQADAQQLKCYFATVNSWDVVLQEVENFKSTFEQNQLEVTLSGEGASLSLDRDRFKQIIVNLLGNCVRYTEQGGKIQIHTQQNEQQWIMYVDDSPLGVNDEQLARLGERFYRVDDSRTRSTGGTGLGLALSCKLAQALGGSLTFDHSPLGGLRCVLTFPKQIK; this is translated from the coding sequence TTGAATGTTCGTCGCGTACCTTTAGCCTTACGCCTGTTTTTAACGGTATTACTTACAACCTTGTTGATCGCAACGATTAGCTTGGGGGTTTTGCATTGGACCATGCAAAAAAACTTTGCGCGTTATGTGGCCGATGTGGAAATGCAGAAGTTAGACCGTCTAATTGCCAATTTGGGCAATGTTTATACGGTTTATCATGACTGGGGTAATGCGATTCAGGCACAGATTCTGCAAATAGAAGGTACTGCCGCACCTGACGACTATGATCGATTATCGCAGTGGTGGTTACGTCGTCAGTATGATATTGCCTTACAGCAACGTTATTTTAATGACCATACTTTACTCAGCCTTTCTCCTACTTTGGCACAGAATAGTGTTGAGGTAAAAAATCGGCAGATATTTAACGACGAAGAATTAAAAATTCTCAAGCAAAACTTACCTTCAGAATATCAGCCTTTCGAAGGCTTACGTTTTCCTTTAAGCCCTCGTCAATTTCGTTTAAAGACGGATAGCAAAGAAGATAAACAAGAAAACAAACTTAATACAGCGCCTGTTGAACATGGTAAAAAACGCTTTGTTTCTATTCCTGATCGTTTAGGTTTAAGTTCACGTTTATCTTTATATGATGAAAACCAGCAGTTTATTGTAGGTGAGCCAGCGAGTGACCAAATTTCGTTCCGCCCAATTGTGGTTGGGGAAAAGGTGGTTGGTTATTTAGGTTTAAAACCTGTACTCGATCAGGACGATGCATCCAGTATCAATTTCTTTAGTAACCAAAAACGTTATTTGCTGTTGGTCTATGCATTAACGGTACTTTCAAGTCTGGTTGCTGCATTGTTGATGGCAACTTATTTTAAGAAGCCGATTCAACGCTTATTAAAAGCTACTTTAGAACTGACACATGGTAATTATCAGCATCAGGTCATGATCAAACGTAATGATGAACTGGGTGATTTATCTAATCAACTGAATCATTTGGCTGATATTTTACATCAGCATGAAGAATCACGCCGTCAATGGGTATCCGATACTTCACATGAACTAAAAACACCGTTGGCTGTATTGCAGGCACAGATCGAAGCGATGCAGGACGGGATTCGTAAAGCCACACCTGAACACCTTGATGCCATGATGCGTCAGGTGAGTACCTTGAAAAAGTTAACCCAAGATTTAGCCGATTTGGCACAAGCTGATGCACAACAGTTGAAATGCTATTTTGCGACGGTTAATTCTTGGGATGTAGTATTGCAAGAGGTTGAAAACTTTAAGTCTACCTTTGAGCAAAACCAGCTTGAAGTAACACTGTCAGGGGAAGGGGCTAGCTTATCTTTAGACAGAGACCGCTTTAAACAGATTATTGTCAATTTGTTGGGTAACTGTGTTCGATATACCGAGCAAGGTGGAAAAATACAGATTCACACTCAACAAAATGAGCAACAATGGATAATGTATGTTGATGATAGTCCATTGGGTGTGAATGATGAGCAACTGGCACGTTTAGGTGAACGTTTCTATCGTGTCGACGACTCGCGTACACGTAGCACTGGGGGTACCGGTTTAGGCTTAGCTTTATCATGTAAACTGGCACAAGCTTTAGGTGGTTCACTGACTTTCGACCATTCACCTCTAGGTGGGTTGCGTTGTGTGCTGACTTTCCCAAAACAGATTAAGTAA
- a CDS encoding phospholipase D family protein — protein sequence MRIFQRIHRKLNWSGRRYMAVILCIFAIGYIASAIYHTVKPLPKGLDFTGQLRHANVKFLADQTYIDAQGQQQVDQHIFKEVFQLIDQAQSTIVLDMFLFNQEVGKSTVKQFPLMQELTDALIVKRRLHPNVEVVVITDPINSVYGGLTPKHYLQLRQAGVDVIETDLKPLRASNPLWSGFWYICCQNLGNNPEGGWLSSPFGNDKITLRSYLELFNFKANHRKTLVVDTVDGWKSLVTSANPHDGSSHHSNVALVVDGPTAIDVLQTEQAVANMSKGSSPFVIMGGLAEDKTLPQVQVLTEKAIYDAVLKMIQTAKSKEHLDMAMFYLSERNIIEALKQAKQRGVNIRIMLDPNKDAFGRQKNGIPNRQVASELNAVGIPIRWCDTRGEQCHSKILLKSNAQQAEIVLGSANLTARNLKNYNLETDMRVIGAAQAPVFKDAGQYFDAAWTNANGRQITVDYAKYADESKVKYWIYRFMEWSGLSTF from the coding sequence ATGCGTATCTTCCAACGAATCCATCGAAAATTAAACTGGTCAGGTCGACGTTACATGGCAGTTATATTGTGTATTTTTGCGATTGGATACATTGCTTCGGCAATCTATCACACAGTAAAACCACTTCCGAAAGGTCTGGATTTTACTGGGCAACTACGTCATGCCAATGTGAAATTTTTAGCCGATCAGACCTATATCGATGCGCAAGGTCAACAACAAGTTGATCAGCATATTTTCAAAGAAGTCTTCCAGTTGATTGATCAGGCACAGAGTACCATTGTGCTGGATATGTTCCTATTTAATCAGGAAGTGGGTAAGTCGACAGTCAAACAGTTTCCTTTAATGCAAGAACTGACCGATGCCTTAATTGTGAAGCGCCGTTTGCATCCAAATGTCGAAGTTGTGGTGATTACTGATCCGATTAATTCGGTTTATGGTGGGTTGACTCCAAAGCATTATCTACAACTACGCCAAGCGGGTGTGGATGTCATCGAAACTGATTTAAAACCATTGCGTGCCTCGAATCCACTGTGGTCAGGTTTTTGGTATATCTGCTGTCAAAACTTGGGCAATAATCCTGAAGGTGGTTGGTTAAGTAGCCCATTTGGCAATGATAAAATTACCTTGCGCAGTTATCTAGAATTATTCAATTTCAAAGCCAATCACCGTAAAACCTTGGTAGTTGATACGGTTGACGGCTGGAAAAGTCTGGTGACTTCGGCAAATCCACACGATGGTAGTTCGCATCATAGCAATGTGGCTTTGGTGGTAGATGGGCCAACAGCGATTGATGTGTTGCAAACTGAACAAGCCGTTGCCAATATGTCAAAAGGTTCGAGCCCATTTGTGATTATGGGCGGGCTAGCTGAAGATAAAACATTGCCACAAGTACAAGTGCTGACTGAAAAAGCCATTTACGATGCTGTGCTGAAAATGATTCAGACTGCGAAGAGCAAAGAGCATTTAGATATGGCGATGTTCTATTTATCGGAGCGTAATATCATTGAAGCCTTGAAACAAGCCAAGCAACGTGGTGTCAATATTCGTATTATGCTTGACCCGAATAAAGATGCTTTCGGTCGCCAAAAGAATGGTATTCCCAATCGCCAAGTGGCTTCGGAACTGAATGCGGTAGGCATTCCAATCCGTTGGTGTGATACCCGTGGAGAGCAATGCCATAGCAAAATATTGCTTAAATCTAATGCCCAGCAAGCGGAGATCGTTCTTGGTTCTGCCAACTTAACTGCGCGTAATCTAAAAAATTATAATCTTGAAACCGACATGCGCGTGATTGGTGCAGCACAAGCACCCGTGTTTAAAGATGCAGGACAGTACTTTGATGCAGCATGGACAAACGCAAATGGCCGTCAAATCACGGTGGATTATGCAAAATATGCTGATGAATCAAAAGTAAAATACTGGATCTATCGTTTTATGGAATGGTCGGGATTATCCACCTTTTAA